In Microcaecilia unicolor chromosome 1, aMicUni1.1, whole genome shotgun sequence, the following are encoded in one genomic region:
- the LOC115463118 gene encoding oocyte zinc finger protein XlCOF6-like, which translates to MKENYETLMSLEKEEPENSNTEKVSEKPEGEKMLSERENEQTYSCSDWGEKGNNQNKQKPSPGGSALCENSTSNLKQTGEEERNQTRDQSCSCDLCEIFLSNHVDLKSHHRSDTEERPSTCTDSGKNVSEKRELQGQQKTIIKEKHFTSSECGKGFSRKKQLMQPKKTNKETTMCTSTEHGKSFINKTDITKYKKNITGERISSSPGCEKSSNKEENFTKNAKFHQGQRSVSSAECQKSFSLEEAVTDHQKTQTGEESDTSTKSGKIFCRKATLSKYQEIRNERLYSCADSSKSACWEGNLTMHKRLHSAVKPNELFQCECGKSFSAKGTLTIQQRIHVGEKPFKCSECGKIFSRKEKLTTHQRIHTGEKLFTCSECGKSFTQKGTLTKHQRQHTGEKPFTCSECGKSFIEKGTLKRHQRQHTGEKPFTCSECGKSFTEKGALTNHQRVHTGEKPFTCSECGKSFIEKGALTIHQRIHTGEKLFTCIECGKSFSKKGTLTIHQRIHAGEKPFKCSECGKIFSRKGYLTVHHRIHTGEKPFKCTECGKIFTRKEKLTTHQRLHTGEKPFTCRECGKSFIEKGALSRHQRQHTGEKPFTCSECGKSFTEKGTLTNHLRVHTGDKPFPCSECSKSFSRKGRLITHQKIHTGEKPYTCIECGKSFSVNGKLTIHQRIHRGEKPFKCSECGKIFSRKGYLTVHNRIHTGEKPFKCSDCGESFIEKRTLNRHQRQHTGEKPFICDECGKSFTEKGTLTKHQRCHTGEKPFTCSECGKSFIQKAKLIRHQNNHLGVKPFSCTECGKSFNEKGALTKHQRIHTGEK; encoded by the exons atgaaggagaattatgagactctgatgtctctag aaaaagAGGAGCCTGAAAATAGTAATACAGAGAAGGtcagtgagaagcctgaaggggaaaagatgttatcagaaagAGAGAACGAGCAGACTTATtcctgttctgactggggagaaaagggaaacaatcaaaataaacaaaaaccttcacCAGGAGGCTCAGCACTGTGTGAAAACAGTACCAGTAATCTCAAACagacaggggaagaggagagaaaccaGACGAGAGATCAAAGCTGTTCCTGTGATCTTTGTGAGATATTCCTTAGCAATCATGTCGATCTAAAATCACATCACAGATCTGATACTGAAGAGAGACCGTCTACATGTACGGACAGTGGAAAAAATGTCAGTGAAAAGAGAGAACTACAGGGACAACAGAAAACAATCAtaaaagagaaacattttacAAGTTCTGAATGTGGGAAAGGTTTCAGTAGGAAGAAACAGCTAATGCAACCCaagaaaactaataaagaaactACAATGTGTACAAGTACAGAACATGGGAAAAGCTTTATCAATAAAACAGACATTacaaaatacaagaaaaacaTCACTGGTGAGAGAATATCTTCATCTCCTGGATGTGAGAAAAGCTCCAACAAGGAAGAAAATTTTACAAAGAATGCAAAATTCCACCAAGGACAGAGATCAGTTTCAAGTGCTGAATGTCAGAAAAGCTTTAGTCTAGAGGAAGCAGTCACAGATCATCAAAAAACTCAAACGGGTGAGGAATCGGACACTTCTACTAAATctggaaaaatattttgcagGAAGGCAACACTCTCAAAATACCAGGAAATCAGAAATGAGAGATTATATAGTTGTGCTGACAGCAGTAAAAGTGCTTGTTGGGAaggaaacctcacaatgcacaagAGACTTCATTCagcagtgaaacc CAATGAGCTATTTCAatgtgagtgtggtaaaagctttagtgcgAAGGGAACACTGACTATACAACAGAGAATTCATgtaggagagaagccatttaaatgtagtgagtgtggtaaaatcttTAGTAGAAAGGAAAAATTGACCacacatcagagaatccacacaggtgagaaactatttacatgtagtgagtgtggtaaaagctttactcagAAGGGAACACTGACCAAACACCAGAGacaacacacaggagagaaaccatttacatgtagtgagtgtggtaaaagctttattgaGAAGGGAACACTGAAGAGACACCAGAGACaacacacgggagagaaaccatttacatgtagtgagtgtggtaaaagctttactgagaagggaGCACTGACCAATCACCAgagagtccacacaggagagaaaccatttacatgtagtgaatgtggtaaaagctttattgaGAAGGgagcactgaccatacaccagagaatccacacaggagagaaactatttacatgtattgagtgtggtaaaagctttagtaaaaagggaacactgaccatacaccagagaatccatgcaggagagaagccatttaaatgtagtgagtgtggtaaaatcttTAGTAGAAAGGGATATTTGACTGTACAccacagaatccacacaggagaaaagccatttaaatgtactgagtgtggtaaaatctttactagaaaggaaaaattgACTACACACCAGAgactccacacaggagagaaaccatttacatgtcgtgagtgtggtaaaagctttattgaGAAGGGAGCACTGAGCAGACACCAGAGacaacacacaggagagaaaccatttacatgtagtgagtgtggtaaaagctttactgagaagggaACACTAACCAATCACCTGAGAGTCCACACAGGAGATAAACCATTTCCATGTAGTGAGTGTAGCAAAAGCTTTAGTAGAAAGGGAAGACTGAtcacacaccagaaaatccatacaggagagaagccatataCATGtattgagtgtggtaaaagctttagcgtAAATGGAAagctgaccatacaccagagaatccacagaggagagaagccatttaaatgtagtgagtgtggtaaaatcttTAGTAGAAAGGGATATCTGACTGTACAcaacagaatccacacaggagaaaagccatttaaatgtagtgATTGTGGTGAAAGCTTTATTGAGAAGAGAACACTGAACAGACACCAGAGacaacacacaggagagaaaccatttatatgtgatgagtgtggtaaaagctttactgagaagggaacactgaccaaacaccagagatgccacacaggagagaaaccatttacatgtagtgagtgtggtaaaagtttcattCAGAAAGCAAAACTTATAAGACACCAAAACAACCAtttaggagtgaaaccattttcatgcactgagtgtggtaaaagttttaatGAGAAGGGAGCACTgaccaaacaccagagaatccacacaggagagaagtgA